The segment TGTCTTCACTCTTCCCTTTTAATCCTAATGCAGCAGATTCATAACCGGAGCAGCAGCATCTGCACCAGAGGCAACAGAATCTTGCCCAGTGGTAGAAATCTCTTGACTGCACACTGTTAGATTATACGTATCTGTAAAACACATACATGCCTTCTAGTTCTGGACAGTTTCTGAAGGCAATTTGAGGCCAATTTCTGTACTCTTACTTGTGTTAAGTTATAGCTCACTGAAATTCAGAGGAAgggtagcccagtggttagagcagcagcCTGGGTTTCAGGAGACCTGGATCCAACAACTCACTCTGCCTCAGGAttcctgtgtgactctgggcaaagagtttaattgctctgtgcctcagttccccatgtgtcaAATCTGGAtcatagcacttccctacctctcaggggtgttgagaggataaatgcattaaagtttaagatgctcagatactactgtaatGGGAGCTATAAACTCCTAAAATGGATCAGAACTGGGCAGCTTGCAGAGCAAGTTATGGATCAAAATGAGGGTGACcaacagaatctgacccttagtaAGTAGAACAGATACCATGCTTAAGACCTCAATGCATCTGTGTTCACATTCAGTTTAACACCAAATGCAATGCACTTGATATTGTTTACAATTTTCAATTAAATGGGAAAGGCAAAAAAATTATACCTGCAACTTGAAATCAGCGAGGAACTGACACGGCTGAAATAATGAAAGTAAAACACTACTTCAAACAAATACCTGATAATTCTCTTCTGctgttgtatgtgtgtgtatctaaGTAGGGAAATACATTTATCTTAGATGTGCTTGGAACAGAAAATTTCTAAATTATTTTGACGATGCGCTCTCAGATATTACTAGTCCTACATCTAACTTTTCTGAAATTTGGTCAGTCAttgctacttttaaaaaattatgcgtaaaattaaaaactgttcacttgcaaagcacttcagcaatAAACCCTCCAAGTTTTAAGGGAGTGAAAGGGAGCTATCAGATTATAGTTTCACAGAAGTGGTTTGAAATGAGAACCATGAAGACAGCAAGATCAGAAAACATTCAAGTTAATGGAAACAAGTCTTTATTAAGTAACTTTTAATATCAGAAAAATAAAACTCTTATAATTCTCTTTACAGCAAATATATAATATCAGTGCTTTGGCCATCATAAGTTAAAGGCCCTTTATCATAAAATATATGGTTTTTAAACTTTACTCAAAttgaatttataatccctatgaCCTCCCTACATATACATAACAAAAAGAGTGTAGTAAAATTAGCAAATACTAAACTATATTGATAGTTTGTCATTGTTAGTTTGTGGTTTATAGAAATGGTACACGCACCTAATATCTGTCGATTCCTTGGCTTATTAGTTGCAGTGTACAAtgcaataaaatacaaaatacatgCTTGGTGAACATTTGTTCATATCTACAAGACTGGAGCTAAAGATTAGGTTTCAATACTGACATTTAACTATTCTACAAGCAATTAGCATTAAAGTTATGCATTACATAATATGCCATCAAGGCAACTCTTATACTGAAAAAATCGTAAAATAAAAACCATTATTTGTAAACTTTTATACGAAATGTAACTCTTCAagtggaaataaaaaataaaatttctgtaTATTTACTAGTTCAATACATAGAATTTGTTTTGCTATACTGAGGAAAAAAAGCTTGTGTGTGTCTTGggaaaaaacacttaaaaaaataatagaaattcTACTACAACGccactttgtgtgtgtgggggggggtggttcGTTTTTTCAGATGCCAGCACAGATTTTGGAACATACTGAGGATGAAGATGCTAGAGACATCCACAGGTTGAAATGTAAGCAGCACATTTGAAAGACGACATTTTTTGTTGTGATTGGAAACAGTTTTGAAATGACGTAAAATAATTGAAGGGCCATGGTCACAGCTGCTTTCAGGAATTATACAAGAGCACATACACGCCTCCCCCTTTTTCCTTTAcattactaaaataaaatatatatatattatatatatatatttatataatgtgCAAGACAAGTATGGATTGAACATAAAAATGCTTCACATTTTGAACTATATAATCTCTAAAATGTAATTTAAGAACACCTTGATCAGACTAGTGAATGGAATGTTAGCATCCTCACTATTAGCCAAAGTATGTGCACCCAAAAGTTCTTATTGAAATGGGATCAAGCCACAGCCAGGCTACTCCACATTCCATTAAGAAGAGCAGTGGGTAGGAATTCACAATGAAGGAGACCAAATCATTCCTGATCCTCTGAACATACCATTGTTCACAAACTGGGTGAGATGAAGGTCAATTTGGCAGTttccctcccgccccgcccccaatTAACAGTGATCTATTTAAAACTGCCAACAACCTTACTGAttcccccaaaaaatcaaacTGTGCATTAAAAGGTTATTTGCAATACTGAAGAATTAGGCGTAAGTTGttgtaaaataaaactaaacaaaacccaaaacctaTTTCAAAACTGGCAGTGTAAAGAAGGCAGCATTGGAAGTGTTTTTTGATACATCAATAATACCATGAACCCTCCAGAGCAGACTAATTCTCTGTTTAGGCTATGGGGTTCATTGCCTCCAGAACTTAGATGTTACCAACACTAATACAGATCACTAGGAAAACCTGTAAAATTCATTTGTTTTCTTGGTTGTGAAATTGATCTAAagtttcccccctactgttccttaACCTTATACCAGATGTATCTCTGATAAATGTGCCATCCGTTTAAACCAAACCGGACAGAGACCATTAGATTTAGTGTTACCGTAGCAGCCTTTTAGAAAGTATAAATTTACTAACAACTTTAGCCTAATCCCAAGAAAACCCAATAACAGTCAGAATTAATTAGGAAGTTTACTGGGGGGAGTACCATTACACCCATGCCTTTAAGAGTTTAAAAAGTCCATATAtaatatctatatatatttaaGAGTGAATTTGGATTGCCTGAGTAACAGCTGTCTGGCAAACTGGACATGATGGCGTTTCTTTTTCACAGATTTTGTTGGCACATTCCATACAGAAGAGATTGTGGCCACAAGGAACTAGGGCAGCAATAACTTCATTCTCAAAGCATATCACACAGTCATGCTTTCGTCTAGACTCGGGTGGTGAACTGGATGTGGAACCGCCGTTGGAAGAGGAGTAGCTGTTGGTACCATTAGAAAAAGCAGGGATGTATATTGGAAGGCCAACCTGGTTGCATGTACTGGGTGGGTCACTTCTCACTCTCCTAGCAAGCGGATGTTCCAAAGTTTCAGGAAATGTAGGTGACAGACGAGGAGTGGATGGCTGACTTCCTCGACGCTGAGCCTTCATGTTACCAGCAGGGTCGCTACCAAAGCCAGATAGCGGGTTTACTGGTTCAAAAGGGGCCCAGATGGTTTGGGAAGGCGTTGGTAAGGAGTCATATGCAGGAGAGTCAACTGCAAGATCTTCTGTGCCCATTGAAGGCAACGTTTCTCCAAACCAAAAGTTTCCTGTGCTGAATGGACTTGTTGGGCTGAAGTCAGCCAATCTATTGCTTCCAAAATAGGAATCAGTGGAGCCACTTCCTAAGGAGCTGGAGCTGTCATTTCTATAATTAGAAATCATTCTGGTGCGGCTAGGAGGGACAGGATTGGAAGTAAGCCAAGCAGATCCAAGAGTGCCGCCTTCAAAGCTCACATCTGTACCATTGTAATGGAAATCATTTTCTTCATTCAGCTCTATGTAGTTTCCTGTGCGCATGGCAATATGCATTTCTATTTCTTCACGTGCACGGTCTACATTTTCAGGCATCCCTGTAACCTCAAAGACTGGCTCCTTGTCTCTGCTGGGAGTAACAATGTACGTGTGTGTCTGCTGCTGAATTCTTTTGATTGTAGCTCCTTTGGGTCCAACCACCAGCCCAACTACACGGTAAGGCACCCTCACTTGGACTGTAGTCTGACCTGGCAGGTTGGGAGTACATGGCAACCCACCCAGAGCAGGACCATTTTTGTTGCGTGATGCTCTGATCATGGAGAAGTGTTCAGCTGCTGAGAGAATTTCCCTTTTGGCCATGGCTACATCCTCTTTTCGTCCAGTGACGACAAAAATGGGTTCTTCTCCTCGAACAGGGGTCTTAATGTAAGTATTCGTCTTGGCTCTTAATGCTTTTATTTTGCAACCTGTTTAGAGGAAAGAAACACACATTTAGTAAAGAGGGATTTTAGAAAACCACAAGAAAACAGTCTCCTGTTTTAAACTGCTTGCAAGCTTCAAGGGTGAAACCTGAAGCCATCTGTACTTCTCACACGTCATGTCAGTGAAAGCAGCAAAAACTTCTCTCTCAATTATGTCCATGTTGATCTGTGGTGACCACAAGGGTGAGACTAACACATTGTGCAGTAACATTATTCAATTGATTTTTCTTAATCACttgaaaaagtgtttttataTTATGCCTTAATACTACAATCTATTCTGAAGGCAACTCTTCCCAG is part of the Eretmochelys imbricata isolate rEreImb1 chromosome 5, rEreImb1.hap1, whole genome shotgun sequence genome and harbors:
- the MEX3C gene encoding RNA-binding E3 ubiquitin-protein ligase MEX3C; translation: MPSGSAAAAACPQEEPAEAQRLPPPPLLLLQQPDTLLLRECLAGLGLHDRGLAGSGEAAARQQARERLAGLPPLPEPGPDGAEEVEDEGDLELEEELLAAEEEEEEDPASLLLSSSSSSSPSQLPPGGPPPPHPLLPGLGSVLLSPAAAFDAQETAVAGVLYGADDPQGMMAAMLSHAYGGGLGGGPAAAPALNGEQAALLRRKSVNTTECVPVPSSEHVAEIVGRQGCKIKALRAKTNTYIKTPVRGEEPIFVVTGRKEDVAMAKREILSAAEHFSMIRASRNKNGPALGGLPCTPNLPGQTTVQVRVPYRVVGLVVGPKGATIKRIQQQTHTYIVTPSRDKEPVFEVTGMPENVDRAREEIEMHIAMRTGNYIELNEENDFHYNGTDVSFEGGTLGSAWLTSNPVPPSRTRMISNYRNDSSSSLGSGSTDSYFGSNRLADFSPTSPFSTGNFWFGETLPSMGTEDLAVDSPAYDSLPTPSQTIWAPFEPVNPLSGFGSDPAGNMKAQRRGSQPSTPRLSPTFPETLEHPLARRVRSDPPSTCNQVGLPIYIPAFSNGTNSYSSSNGGSTSSSPPESRRKHDCVICFENEVIAALVPCGHNLFCMECANKICEKETPSCPVCQTAVTQAIQIHS